A section of the Polyangium spumosum genome encodes:
- a CDS encoding CheR family methyltransferase has protein sequence MRRGTRGVCFSAARSVFFFLFTPRAGGTSVSGPDSGDRAVDVALKLAEELFGFGSSGATPGWVRDRVRRYLEHQSYKSGFTMNEVARELIKDKAAVERIVTSLRVGETRFYRDGAQWEAIERHLEKLFPADVELQVLSAGCSTGEEAYTMGMLLTAARRRFRVLGVDRSAEAIAVAREATYGREAARDIPPAWVERFCDEQNGRLRVGLLVRNAVEFEEYDLVKRVPQGPFHLILFKNVLLYLTPQAGEQVATRLANELEDGGVLFSAASEVLRLRSMGLETVRLTPSVTAFRPAKRRP, from the coding sequence ATGCGTCGTGGCACGCGTGGTGTGTGCTTCTCGGCGGCGAGATCGGTCTTCTTCTTCCTCTTCACGCCACGCGCGGGGGGCACATCCGTGTCTGGACCTGACTCGGGCGATCGCGCCGTCGACGTCGCGCTGAAGCTCGCCGAGGAGCTCTTCGGCTTCGGCTCCAGCGGCGCCACGCCCGGCTGGGTGCGTGATCGCGTGCGCCGCTACCTGGAGCATCAGTCGTACAAGAGCGGCTTCACGATGAACGAGGTCGCGCGGGAGCTCATCAAGGACAAGGCCGCGGTCGAGCGGATCGTCACCTCGCTGCGCGTCGGCGAGACGCGGTTCTACCGCGACGGCGCGCAGTGGGAGGCGATCGAGCGTCACCTCGAGAAGCTCTTCCCCGCGGACGTGGAGCTCCAGGTCCTCTCGGCCGGCTGCAGCACGGGCGAAGAGGCCTACACGATGGGCATGTTGCTCACGGCGGCGCGGCGGCGCTTCCGCGTGCTCGGCGTCGATCGCTCCGCCGAGGCGATCGCGGTCGCGCGCGAGGCGACGTACGGGCGCGAGGCGGCGCGCGACATCCCGCCCGCGTGGGTCGAGCGGTTCTGCGACGAGCAGAACGGGCGGCTGCGTGTCGGCCTGCTCGTGCGCAACGCGGTCGAGTTCGAGGAGTACGACCTCGTCAAACGCGTGCCGCAGGGGCCGTTTCACCTCATCCTGTTCAAGAACGTGCTGCTCTACCTGACGCCGCAGGCCGGCGAGCAGGTCGCCACGCGGCTCGCGAACGAGCTCGAGGACGGAGGCGTGCTCTTCTCGGCCGCGAGCGAGGTCTTGCGCCTGCGCAGCATGGGCCTCGAGACCGTCCGGCTGACCCCGTCCGTCACCGCGTTCCGCCCCGCGAAGCGTCGCCCATGA
- a CDS encoding lysophospholipid acyltransferase family protein, with protein MNARGRADDSLGARAEGAPEALAVGPRGPLWMWLVARLVGLLPYHALRSFGAALGALVGGLLRVRRRHVEAAMTRAGVDAPRRAAAGMYRSLGAGLFELLWTAGRPAEPLDARLVVSARAAELFERALSRGRGVVVATAHTGNWDLAACAAAAWLRGRVGSEGRAPSLHVITKRLSWRALDRTWQRLRAERGVLLVDARGASARVREALARGDVVAMMIDQAPERAAGVAELPFLGAPAWCDLAPVLLASRARAPIVVAFGRRRDDGLHELDAFDLIEPEALASRADVVRVAARITDALAEFVKENPAQWLWLHRRWKGLSREKRRRS; from the coding sequence TTGAACGCGCGAGGCCGAGCGGACGACTCGCTCGGCGCTCGCGCGGAGGGCGCGCCCGAGGCGCTCGCAGTGGGGCCGAGAGGTCCGCTGTGGATGTGGCTCGTGGCGCGCCTCGTCGGCCTCTTGCCGTACCACGCGCTCCGCTCGTTCGGCGCGGCGCTGGGCGCGCTCGTCGGCGGGCTCTTGCGGGTGCGTCGTCGCCACGTCGAGGCCGCGATGACACGCGCGGGCGTGGACGCGCCTCGTCGCGCGGCGGCCGGGATGTACCGCTCGCTCGGCGCGGGGTTGTTCGAGCTCTTGTGGACAGCGGGCAGGCCGGCCGAGCCGCTCGACGCGCGGCTCGTGGTGTCTGCGCGGGCAGCCGAGCTCTTCGAGCGGGCGCTCTCGCGGGGGCGCGGCGTGGTGGTCGCGACGGCGCACACGGGCAACTGGGATCTCGCGGCCTGCGCGGCGGCGGCGTGGCTCCGCGGGCGCGTGGGGAGCGAGGGGCGCGCGCCTTCGCTGCACGTGATCACGAAGCGTTTGTCCTGGCGCGCGCTCGATCGTACGTGGCAGCGCTTGCGGGCCGAGCGTGGTGTCCTGCTCGTCGACGCCCGCGGCGCATCGGCGCGGGTTCGTGAGGCGCTCGCGCGTGGCGACGTGGTCGCGATGATGATCGATCAAGCCCCCGAGCGCGCGGCGGGCGTGGCGGAGCTCCCGTTCCTCGGCGCGCCTGCGTGGTGTGACCTCGCGCCCGTCCTGCTCGCGTCGCGCGCGCGTGCGCCGATCGTCGTGGCCTTCGGGCGCCGCCGGGACGATGGGCTGCACGAGCTCGACGCCTTCGATCTGATCGAGCCGGAGGCGCTCGCCTCGCGGGCCGACGTCGTGCGCGTGGCGGCGCGGATCACGGACGCGCTCGCGGAGTTCGTCAAGGAAAACCCAGCGCAGTGGTTGTGGTTGCACCGGCGGTGGAAGGGTCTTTCGAGGGAGAAGCGGCGACGATCCTGA
- a CDS encoding ABC transporter ATP-binding protein: MSAGAARQAPRIPPEDHVFVDDVKKSFGTTQVLKGVTMHLRRKETAVIIGGSGAGKTTLLRLLIGLEKPTSGHIWVDGEDIGPLGERPMNRVRQKFGMVFQYAALLDSLNIFDNVAFPLREHRKHMSEKDIRDKVVSMLNLLGLENKEKRMPSELSGGQRKRVGLARALMLEPKILIYDEPTSGLDPQTSRMVDDLIEETRDRFGVTSVVISHDMASTFRIAHQAFLVIQGQVVASGTPDELAYGESEIAREFIAASGVAPDRVGRVENFKQAPEGGAAVRYHPSS, encoded by the coding sequence ATGTCCGCCGGAGCCGCGCGCCAAGCACCTCGGATCCCGCCGGAGGATCACGTCTTCGTCGACGACGTGAAAAAATCGTTCGGGACGACGCAGGTCCTGAAGGGCGTAACGATGCACCTCCGCCGCAAGGAGACGGCGGTGATCATCGGCGGCTCGGGCGCGGGCAAGACGACGCTGCTCCGGCTGCTCATCGGCCTGGAGAAACCCACGAGTGGCCACATCTGGGTCGACGGCGAGGACATCGGCCCGCTCGGCGAGCGGCCGATGAACCGCGTTCGCCAGAAGTTCGGCATGGTCTTCCAGTACGCGGCGCTGCTCGACTCGCTGAACATCTTCGACAACGTCGCGTTCCCCTTGCGCGAGCACCGCAAGCACATGTCCGAGAAGGACATCCGCGACAAGGTCGTGAGCATGCTCAACCTGCTCGGGCTCGAGAACAAAGAGAAGCGCATGCCGAGCGAGCTCTCGGGTGGCCAACGCAAGCGCGTGGGCCTCGCGCGAGCGCTCATGCTCGAGCCGAAGATCCTGATCTACGACGAGCCCACGAGCGGCCTCGATCCGCAGACGAGCCGCATGGTCGACGATCTCATCGAGGAGACGCGCGACAGGTTCGGCGTGACGAGCGTGGTGATCTCGCACGACATGGCGAGCACCTTCCGCATCGCGCACCAGGCGTTCCTCGTGATCCAGGGCCAGGTCGTCGCCTCGGGCACGCCCGACGAGCTCGCGTACGGCGAGAGCGAGATCGCGCGCGAGTTCATCGCGGCCTCCGGCGTCGCGCCCGATCGCGTGGGCCGCGTCGAGAACTTCAAGCAGGCGCCCGAGGGCGGCGCCGCCGTGCGATATCACCCTTCGAGCTAG
- a CDS encoding polysaccharide deacetylase family protein, whose product MAERPLLAAVSVDLDGISHYHHIHGLAPLADGAVALHAVYDVALARMADFARAHDLPLTLFAIGADLARPESAATLAGLSRRGHVVENHSFSHRYDLTRASAEEIERDIAAGQEAIERATGRRPAGFRAPGYTVTDAVFDALEALGVRFDSSVFPCPAYYGAKAIVMGAMRMRGRTSASVLDTPRVLAAPTRPYRPGKPWFRRGSRALVELPVQVTKGLRLPFIGTSIALGGPRVARALAEQCADEPLVNLELHGIDFLDAADGLAHLVPYQRELRIPLGRRLDALSVALEVLARRGARFVTLEEAANEFA is encoded by the coding sequence GTGGCTGAGAGGCCGCTGCTCGCGGCCGTCTCCGTCGACCTCGACGGCATCTCGCACTACCACCACATCCACGGCCTCGCTCCGCTCGCGGACGGGGCCGTGGCCCTCCATGCCGTCTACGACGTCGCCCTCGCCCGCATGGCGGATTTCGCGCGGGCGCACGACCTGCCCCTGACCCTCTTCGCCATCGGCGCGGACCTCGCCCGTCCCGAGAGCGCCGCGACGCTCGCGGGTTTGTCCCGACGAGGCCACGTCGTCGAGAACCACTCGTTCTCGCACCGCTACGACCTCACGCGCGCCTCCGCCGAGGAGATCGAGCGCGACATCGCGGCCGGGCAGGAGGCCATCGAGCGCGCCACGGGCCGCCGCCCCGCGGGCTTTCGCGCGCCGGGGTACACCGTCACCGACGCCGTCTTCGACGCGCTCGAGGCGCTCGGCGTGCGCTTCGACTCGTCGGTCTTCCCGTGCCCCGCGTATTACGGCGCGAAGGCGATCGTGATGGGGGCCATGCGCATGCGCGGCCGCACGAGCGCCTCGGTGCTCGACACGCCGCGCGTGCTCGCCGCGCCGACACGCCCGTATCGCCCGGGCAAACCCTGGTTCCGCCGAGGGAGCCGCGCCCTCGTCGAGCTCCCGGTCCAGGTCACGAAGGGCCTGCGCCTGCCCTTCATCGGCACCTCGATCGCGCTCGGCGGGCCTCGCGTAGCGCGCGCGCTCGCCGAGCAATGCGCGGACGAGCCGCTCGTGAACCTCGAGCTGCACGGCATCGATTTCCTCGACGCGGCGGACGGCCTCGCGCACCTCGTCCCGTACCAGCGCGAGCTCCGCATCCCGCTCGGGCGGAGGCTCGACGCGCTCTCCGTGGCCCTCGAGGTGCTCGCGAGGCGTGGCGCGCGCTTCGTCACGCTCGAGGAAGCGGCGAACGAGTTCGCCTAG
- the tsf gene encoding translation elongation factor Ts, translating into MAGINPQAIKELRERTQAGMSDCKNALVEADGDMEKAVEIILKKGLAKSAKRAGAVASEGEVRASVSPDKRAATLVEVNIQTDFSARSDEFKNFVGDVLCLAEAAPLGADLKNSELRGKKVSDVIVDLTARIGEKVDIRRWDRAEVPAGKSGLAHAYVHLGGKIGVVLALETENDAVAQHAEVLKFADETAMQIAAMNPVALVREDISDEAKAKQKEIFEGQLREDPKPKPESAWPKIIEGKFNKWFSEVTLTEQESVVVPGNTIDKLRQAAEKAAGGSVKIVRFVRFERGEGIEKPQGPDFASEVAKMAGG; encoded by the coding sequence ATGGCCGGCATCAATCCGCAGGCGATCAAGGAGCTCCGCGAGCGTACGCAGGCGGGCATGAGCGACTGCAAGAACGCCCTCGTCGAGGCCGACGGCGACATGGAAAAGGCCGTCGAGATCATCCTGAAGAAGGGCCTCGCGAAGAGCGCCAAGCGGGCCGGCGCGGTCGCCAGCGAGGGCGAGGTCCGCGCCTCCGTCTCGCCGGACAAGCGCGCCGCCACGCTCGTCGAGGTCAACATCCAGACGGACTTCTCCGCCCGCAGCGACGAGTTCAAGAACTTCGTCGGCGACGTGCTCTGCCTCGCCGAGGCCGCGCCCCTCGGCGCCGACCTCAAGAACAGCGAGCTGCGCGGCAAGAAGGTGAGCGACGTGATCGTCGACCTCACCGCGCGTATCGGCGAGAAGGTCGACATTCGCCGCTGGGATCGCGCCGAGGTCCCCGCTGGCAAGTCGGGCCTCGCGCACGCGTACGTGCACCTCGGCGGCAAGATCGGCGTCGTGCTCGCGCTCGAGACCGAGAACGACGCGGTCGCGCAGCACGCCGAGGTCCTGAAGTTCGCCGACGAGACGGCGATGCAGATCGCGGCGATGAACCCCGTCGCGCTCGTCCGCGAGGACATCAGCGACGAGGCGAAGGCCAAGCAGAAGGAGATCTTCGAGGGCCAGCTCCGCGAGGACCCGAAGCCGAAGCCCGAGAGCGCGTGGCCTAAGATCATCGAGGGCAAGTTCAACAAGTGGTTCAGCGAGGTCACGCTGACCGAGCAGGAGTCGGTCGTGGTCCCCGGCAACACGATCGACAAGCTCCGCCAGGCCGCCGAGAAGGCCGCGGGCGGCAGCGTGAAGATCGTGCGCTTCGTGCGCTTCGAGCGCGGCGAGGGCATCGAGAAGCCGCAGGGCCCCGACTTCGCTTCGGAAGTTGCGAAGATGGCCGGTGGCTGA
- the rpsB gene encoding 30S ribosomal protein S2, with amino-acid sequence MTDVSMSTAESAGAFVPPAPGEFPLPLRSLLDAGVHFGHQTKRWNPKMRPFIYGARNGIHIVDLDQTVRLFKRAYDFVVDAVGRGGSILFVGTKRQAQDIVQEEARRSGMYFVTNRWLGGTLTNFRTIKQGLDRLRTLERMKEDGTYEQFVKKEVARMEKERDRLEKYLGGLKGMGGVPAAIFVIDPHQESIAVNEARKLGVQVIAITDTNCDPDLIDYVIPGNDDAIRSIRLITARIADAALEGSQRRKDVEREQDRPQQGGPQQGGGRRDEINVYQGGRGGRGGRGGRGGGDQPQQ; translated from the coding sequence ATGACCGACGTTTCGATGTCCACCGCCGAGTCCGCCGGCGCCTTCGTGCCCCCGGCGCCCGGTGAGTTCCCGCTGCCCCTTCGCTCGCTGCTCGACGCGGGCGTGCACTTCGGCCACCAGACGAAGCGCTGGAACCCGAAGATGCGCCCGTTCATCTACGGCGCGCGCAACGGCATTCACATCGTCGATCTCGACCAGACGGTGCGCCTCTTCAAGCGCGCGTACGACTTCGTCGTCGACGCGGTCGGCCGCGGCGGCAGCATCCTGTTCGTGGGGACGAAGCGCCAGGCCCAGGACATCGTCCAGGAAGAGGCCCGCCGCTCCGGGATGTACTTCGTCACGAACCGCTGGCTCGGCGGCACGTTGACGAACTTCCGCACGATCAAGCAGGGCCTCGACCGCCTCCGCACGCTCGAGCGCATGAAGGAGGACGGGACGTACGAGCAGTTCGTCAAGAAGGAGGTCGCGCGCATGGAGAAAGAGCGCGATCGCCTGGAGAAGTACCTCGGCGGCCTGAAGGGCATGGGCGGGGTCCCGGCGGCGATCTTCGTTATCGACCCCCACCAGGAGTCGATCGCGGTGAACGAGGCGCGCAAGCTCGGCGTCCAGGTCATCGCGATCACGGACACGAACTGCGATCCGGACCTCATCGACTACGTGATCCCGGGCAACGACGACGCGATCCGGTCGATCCGCCTCATCACGGCGCGTATCGCCGACGCCGCGCTCGAGGGCTCGCAGCGCCGCAAGGACGTGGAGCGCGAGCAGGACCGTCCGCAGCAGGGTGGCCCGCAGCAGGGTGGCGGCCGTCGCGACGAGATCAACGTGTACCAGGGCGGCCGTGGTGGTCGCGGCGGCCGTGGTGGTCGCGGCGGCGGCGATCAGCCCCAGCAGTAA
- a CDS encoding RAD55 family ATPase, which produces MKQDDAERPNLDRIPTGIAGLDTVLGGGFLAGSVHLVVGPPGSGKTILANQITFRRAATGQTAVYVTLLAEAHARMLAHLGGFEFFDPSFVPHRIVYMSGYGVLEQSGLDGLLELLGRTIREHGAMFLVLDGLGTAEEFAPTTSVFKRFLLTLSTSASLTGCTMLLLATRSASDAPRPEQATVDGLLTLDKRRVGARSVRELVVEKMRATKYALGAHAIDIDEKGIHVYPRLEAWPFPQPAPAAPKRRLGFGVQGLDAMLGGGVLGGSSTVILGGPGTGKTLLGMSFLLEGVRRGERGIYLGFGEGPERIVQAASGIGLDAQGALDRTELTMLWYPPTEGTADAVAWRLLEEVSEEGQKRVFIDELRGFRNMTTDVERLDRFHAALWAALARRGATTILTETVSTWEHARTTSVVSQPAFVDNVIVLEEEERGRRLRRYVATRKVAGGKHDPSLRRLRISSKGIEVEQPGVRSRLRGSA; this is translated from the coding sequence ATGAAACAGGATGACGCCGAGCGACCCAACCTCGACCGGATCCCCACGGGGATCGCAGGTCTCGACACCGTCCTCGGCGGAGGTTTCCTGGCCGGCAGCGTCCACCTCGTCGTCGGCCCTCCTGGCAGCGGCAAGACGATCCTCGCCAACCAGATCACCTTCCGCCGCGCAGCGACGGGCCAGACGGCCGTGTACGTAACGCTGCTCGCCGAGGCGCACGCCCGCATGCTCGCGCACCTCGGGGGCTTCGAGTTCTTCGACCCGAGCTTCGTGCCGCACCGGATCGTCTACATGAGCGGCTACGGCGTGCTCGAGCAGAGCGGGCTCGACGGCCTGCTCGAGCTGCTCGGCCGCACGATCCGCGAGCACGGCGCGATGTTCCTGGTGCTCGACGGGCTCGGCACGGCGGAGGAGTTCGCCCCGACGACGAGCGTGTTCAAGCGGTTCTTGCTGACGCTCTCGACCTCGGCGAGCTTGACCGGCTGCACGATGCTCCTGCTCGCCACGCGGAGCGCGTCGGACGCGCCTCGGCCCGAGCAGGCGACGGTGGACGGGCTCCTCACGCTCGACAAACGCCGCGTCGGCGCGCGCTCGGTGCGCGAGCTCGTGGTCGAGAAGATGCGGGCCACCAAGTACGCGCTCGGCGCGCACGCGATCGACATCGACGAGAAGGGCATCCACGTCTACCCGCGGCTCGAGGCGTGGCCCTTCCCGCAGCCGGCCCCGGCGGCCCCGAAGCGGCGGCTCGGCTTCGGCGTGCAGGGGCTCGACGCCATGCTCGGCGGCGGCGTGCTCGGAGGATCGTCCACGGTGATCCTGGGGGGCCCCGGGACGGGCAAGACGCTGCTCGGGATGAGCTTCCTCCTCGAGGGCGTGCGGCGAGGCGAGCGCGGGATCTACCTCGGCTTCGGGGAGGGGCCCGAGCGTATCGTCCAGGCCGCAAGCGGCATCGGGCTCGACGCCCAGGGCGCGCTCGATCGCACGGAGCTGACGATGCTATGGTATCCGCCTACCGAGGGTACGGCGGACGCGGTCGCGTGGCGCCTGCTCGAGGAGGTCAGCGAGGAGGGGCAGAAGCGCGTGTTCATCGACGAGCTCCGCGGCTTCCGCAACATGACGACGGACGTCGAGCGCCTCGATCGCTTCCACGCGGCGCTCTGGGCCGCGCTCGCGAGGCGCGGCGCGACGACGATCCTCACGGAGACCGTCTCCACGTGGGAGCACGCGAGGACCACGAGCGTGGTGTCGCAGCCCGCGTTCGTCGACAATGTGATCGTCCTCGAGGAAGAAGAGAGGGGTCGAAGGCTGCGCCGGTACGTCGCGACACGAAAGGTCGCGGGGGGCAAGCACGATCCCTCGCTGCGGAGGCTCCGCATCTCGAGCAAGGGCATCGAGGTGGAGCAGCCAGGCGTGCGCAGTCGCCTCCGGGGGAGCGCGTGA
- a CDS encoding response regulator — MKTILVVDDELDIVDVLSDLLTAEGYRVITASNGREGLTRLAESRPDLVLLDRMMPVVDGAEMLRLMREDASLGGIPVVMMSAAEGRRLSQELGCAAFLKKPFDLGTLLDTVARLAGRGDREEVARS; from the coding sequence GTGAAGACGATCCTCGTCGTGGACGACGAACTCGATATCGTCGACGTGCTGAGCGACCTCCTGACCGCGGAGGGCTACCGCGTGATCACGGCCTCGAACGGGCGCGAAGGGCTCACGCGGCTCGCCGAATCGCGGCCGGATCTGGTGCTGCTCGACCGGATGATGCCGGTCGTGGACGGGGCCGAGATGCTGCGGCTGATGCGCGAGGACGCGTCGCTCGGCGGGATCCCGGTCGTCATGATGAGCGCGGCCGAGGGGCGGAGGCTCTCGCAGGAGCTCGGCTGCGCGGCGTTCCTCAAGAAGCCGTTCGACCTCGGTACGTTGCTCGACACGGTCGCGCGGCTCGCTGGTAGGGGCGATCGCGAAGAGGTCGCGCGGAGCTAG
- a CDS encoding PilZ domain-containing protein produces the protein MSNQDREEEGPLSEGPLSGPASDRRTALRHSAVFPAHVDTGNGNKRTAVIRDLSVSGALLLTRARVKIGDEVTLSLYLTGDPNQAQEVKGRVVRDERRSVEVSDIWPYAVAIRFNEPFEAIEPDVKALAEKQANLGLTPKET, from the coding sequence ATGAGCAACCAAGATCGTGAAGAAGAAGGACCGCTCTCCGAGGGCCCCCTGTCGGGCCCCGCGTCCGATCGCCGAACTGCGCTGCGACACTCGGCCGTCTTCCCCGCCCACGTCGACACGGGCAACGGCAACAAGCGCACCGCCGTGATCCGCGACCTCAGCGTGTCGGGCGCCCTCTTGCTCACCCGCGCGCGCGTGAAGATCGGCGACGAGGTCACGCTCTCGCTCTACCTCACGGGGGATCCGAACCAGGCTCAGGAGGTGAAGGGGCGCGTCGTTCGGGACGAGCGGCGCAGCGTCGAGGTCTCGGACATCTGGCCTTACGCCGTCGCCATCCGGTTCAACGAGCCCTTCGAGGCCATCGAGCCGGACGTGAAGGCGCTCGCCGAGAAGCAAGCGAACCTCGGGCTCACCCCCAAGGAAACCTGA
- a CDS encoding IPT/TIG domain-containing protein: protein MRDREASPTKLALRGFLLFALTASACIAGAPEGIRRQTDGDDGEEPLINFDGGTLPPIDAAPDIAALDPYAVVGADPTHGPFTGGQRVLIRGNGFAAATRVWFGEIEADASTMVPIDPTRLQITAPKGTAGAVTLTVQKGDDESTRRSLPGGYAYDALYAAPSSGPVAGGTVIEIIGDGTSWTSSAIARIGGKPCTTQTINGPTSITCTVPKGTPGAKPVSVDAGDGQPIVVLDAYTYEDSTNGFKGGLSGAPLAGKLKVLVYNNFTGDPIAGAHVIVGNALPSALVKQVDATGVTLFDDPSLDGPRTVTIAAKCHSPITFVDVPVDTATVYLDPVLSPACAADGDPPPVGGKPGAGGGIRGELVWQGNVEFKKSPWINVPAPAPGERQVAYVFHASQDPTGTFQLPHPSTAILPDTPGEIGYQFQLGSSAGNRALYALAGVETTTPPVKFTAYAMGMVQGVSVLPGQFTEQVYLVMDRTLDQALTMDVTPPAPGPKGPDRVRATVSVMLGNDGYALLPAGVKTPLLPLAGPIPFVGLPALDGSLLGATYVSTARAVTGPQASAPMSVVGRLLSTSTAEGLAVDGFVGVPTLTTPASGAAWDGRHLATTFGAGGSAIDLSVYDVTSGGGLIRWTVVVPKGSHAVEVPDLSVFPFPEGGLPSGPITIGVYGARVDKFDYGALRYRDIRPSGMSAYALDYFNAFL, encoded by the coding sequence GTGCGTGATCGAGAAGCCAGCCCGACGAAGCTCGCCCTGCGCGGCTTTTTGCTGTTCGCGCTGACGGCCTCCGCCTGCATCGCCGGCGCGCCCGAGGGCATCCGCCGACAAACCGACGGCGACGACGGGGAAGAGCCGCTCATCAACTTCGACGGCGGCACCTTGCCGCCCATCGACGCCGCGCCCGACATCGCGGCCCTGGATCCCTACGCCGTGGTCGGCGCCGATCCCACGCACGGACCTTTCACCGGCGGCCAGCGCGTGCTCATCCGCGGCAACGGCTTCGCCGCCGCGACGCGCGTCTGGTTCGGCGAGATCGAGGCCGACGCGTCGACGATGGTGCCGATCGATCCGACGCGCCTGCAGATCACCGCGCCGAAGGGCACGGCCGGCGCGGTCACGCTCACCGTGCAGAAGGGCGACGATGAATCCACGCGCCGCTCGCTCCCCGGCGGATACGCCTACGACGCGCTCTACGCGGCCCCCTCGAGCGGGCCCGTCGCCGGAGGCACGGTCATCGAGATCATCGGCGACGGCACGAGCTGGACGTCCTCCGCGATCGCCAGGATCGGCGGCAAACCCTGCACGACGCAGACCATCAACGGGCCGACCTCGATCACGTGCACGGTCCCCAAGGGCACGCCCGGCGCGAAGCCCGTCTCGGTCGACGCGGGCGACGGTCAGCCGATCGTCGTGCTCGACGCGTACACCTACGAGGACAGCACGAACGGCTTCAAGGGAGGCCTCTCCGGCGCGCCGCTCGCAGGCAAGCTCAAGGTGCTCGTCTACAACAACTTCACCGGCGATCCGATCGCCGGCGCGCACGTGATCGTGGGCAACGCTCTGCCGTCGGCGCTCGTGAAGCAGGTCGACGCGACGGGCGTGACGCTCTTCGACGATCCTTCGCTCGACGGCCCGCGCACCGTGACCATCGCGGCCAAGTGCCATAGCCCGATCACCTTCGTCGACGTCCCCGTCGACACCGCCACCGTCTACCTCGACCCCGTCCTCAGCCCCGCGTGCGCGGCCGACGGCGATCCTCCGCCCGTCGGCGGCAAACCCGGCGCGGGCGGCGGCATCCGCGGCGAGCTCGTCTGGCAGGGCAACGTCGAGTTCAAGAAGTCCCCCTGGATCAACGTGCCCGCGCCGGCGCCGGGCGAACGGCAGGTCGCGTACGTCTTCCACGCGTCGCAGGATCCGACCGGTACCTTCCAGCTCCCGCACCCCTCGACCGCGATCCTGCCCGACACGCCCGGGGAGATCGGCTACCAGTTCCAGCTCGGCAGCAGCGCCGGCAACCGCGCCCTCTACGCGCTCGCCGGCGTCGAGACCACCACGCCGCCGGTAAAGTTCACCGCGTACGCGATGGGCATGGTGCAAGGCGTGAGCGTGCTGCCGGGCCAGTTCACCGAGCAGGTCTACCTCGTGATGGATCGGACGCTCGATCAAGCCCTCACGATGGACGTCACGCCGCCCGCGCCGGGGCCCAAAGGGCCGGACCGCGTGCGCGCCACGGTCTCCGTCATGCTCGGCAACGACGGCTACGCGCTCCTGCCCGCCGGCGTGAAGACGCCGCTCTTGCCGCTCGCCGGGCCCATCCCGTTCGTTGGCCTGCCCGCGCTCGATGGCTCGCTGCTCGGCGCGACGTACGTCTCCACGGCCCGCGCGGTCACCGGTCCGCAGGCCTCGGCGCCGATGTCCGTCGTCGGCCGGCTGCTCTCCACGAGCACCGCCGAGGGCCTCGCCGTGGACGGCTTCGTCGGCGTACCGACGCTGACCACGCCGGCGAGCGGCGCGGCCTGGGACGGCCGTCACCTCGCCACCACGTTCGGCGCCGGCGGCTCGGCGATCGATCTTTCGGTCTACGACGTCACGAGCGGCGGCGGCCTCATCCGCTGGACCGTGGTCGTGCCCAAGGGCTCCCACGCCGTCGAGGTGCCCGATCTCTCGGTCTTCCCCTTCCCCGAAGGCGGGCTGCCGAGCGGACCCATCACGATCGGCGTGTACGGCGCGCGGGTGGACAAGTTCGATTACGGCGCGCTCCGCTACCGGGACATCCGGCCGAGCGGGATGAGCGCCTACGCCCTCGATTATTTCAACGCGTTCCTCTGA